The Silurus meridionalis isolate SWU-2019-XX chromosome 16, ASM1480568v1, whole genome shotgun sequence genome has a segment encoding these proteins:
- the LOC124399041 gene encoding cytochrome c oxidase subunit 4 isoform 2, mitochondrial: MLRLTAGRLGTMLSRRAVAAFTSARMASHVSQQADMSVPMYCDRLDTPLPDRPYNDTLTATEKSLKQKEKGPWNSLSNEEKIALYRLMFKDTYAEMKKPSSEWKTVFGGIFFFIGLTGLVVLWQRIFVYPPAPHTFDKEWEAKQVKRMLDMRVNPVQGFSSKWDYEKGQWK, from the exons ATGCTGCGTCTGACTGCAGGAAGACTGGGGACAATGCTGTCCAGAAGGGCAGTAGCAGCTTTCACTAGTGCCAGGATGGCCAGCCATG TGTCCCAGCAGGCTGACATGTCTGTGCCCATGTACTGTGATCGTCTTGACACGCCGCTACCAGACAGACCTTACAATGATACCCTTACAGCTACTGAGAAGAGTCtaaaacagaaggaaaaagGACCATGGAACAGCCTTTCAAATGAGGAGAAAATTgcct TGTACAGGCTTATGTTTAAGGACACGTATGCGGAGATGAAGAAGCCCTCCAGTGAGTGGAAGACTGTGTTTGGTGGAATTTTCTTCTTCATTGGTTTGACTGGCCTGGTGGTGCTCTGGCAGCGCATCTTTG tgtATCCTCCTGCTCCTCATACATTTGATAAAGAATGGGAGGCAAAGCAGGTGAAGAGGATGTTAGACATGCGAGTGAACCCGGTGCAGGGTTTCTCCTCCAAGTGGGACTATGAGAAGGGCCAGTGGAAGTAA